Below is a window of Ahaetulla prasina isolate Xishuangbanna chromosome 1, ASM2864084v1, whole genome shotgun sequence DNA.
GAACACAAGCTCATCGTCACATTGTCCATTGTCATCTTGTCAATAAATTAACAAAAGGCCCTGCAGATAGCATACCTTTGATTACAGATTTTTATCCCCATTCACTACCTCCCAGAAAGATCATGTTTTAAGGAATAATTTATTAGGATTAGTTTATTAGGGAAAGTACATTTTCTAAATCACCAGGTACTCAATCAAGTGAGCAATTATGGTGGCAatggtttaaaaaagaaatctaaagtCCTAGTTCCATCTTGCTTTGGTCGTTTGGCACTGGTGATTCTCTGTTCCcttgatttatttttctccttctttggaCTGGCAAGAGATTCAACTGATCTGAAGGAGTCAGACCCCGAGAAAGAATTCTGCAGTTCTACAGCAAAATGGTAATCTAAGTGTTCACTGTACTCCCACACTGCCACTTTTTGGTTACATTTCTCACATAGCAAGCAGTCATCCATTGAGGAGGGATCAGCCAAACTCATAGCTCCCTCCTGCAAAAATCCAGCAGCAGTTTgcatcttttcttctttaaatgaaTCAGGAAGAATTTTCATTTCTGAAGACGATACATAGCCTTCACCAGTCAAAGTGGCATCTTGCTGCTGTTTCTGCATCACGTCTGGGTTGCTTGTTTCTGTTAAGCCTTCTGAAACTTGGCTGCTGTTGTGAGAACCCTTGGTCTGAGTAGCTGTTGGTACTATCATATCACTTACACCAGGAACAAAACACTCAGCGATAGCCTGGGCTTGTTTTCTTTTTGCTGCCCTTTGAAAGAGCATTTCAATAGCATTAACTGCCCTCTTGCTGGTCTCCTTTTTGGGACTTTCAAGGAACTTTGCATTCATGCTTTCTTTAATGGCGGTGGTGTGTTGAGTACACTGGCTATGATTAGTCAGGAAGGAAGTAATGTCCACAGACGATACTGTAGAGGACTCAGAAAACTTGCTTACACAGAGCTGCAGAAGTGTAACCGGAGGAGACCTAATGATAGAAGCAAattatcaaatattttaaaagaaaaacactcTCAAAACTAAACTGGACTATAATTTTTCCAGTAATTTGACTCCTCTAAGCATGGAAGAATCTGTCCCAAGATTATGCTTTCTGTTTACTCTTTCTTCTAGTTAGTACTTTCTTtcagaatttttctttctttagttcAAAAATAACTAGCCAAGAAAGATACACCGCTGACTTTTAATTGATAACTAGCACTCCCAATTTTGCTCTGTCCCATTTTTTAATGCAAATTTTCCTTCTCACACTATATCACTAGCTTCTTTGACAACATCTTGCACAGAATCTTCTAACGTGCTTTGGTTGAAGAGCCAGTACATGTTTGGTAACCCttatttttcaaacaaaaaaagTTTCTACTGATCTCATTCTATTAGTATAATCCATCTCCTAACTCTTATGACAAAATTTAAGCAGAAGGATAggaaccattttttcccctctacagTAGCTTATTTTTAAATTCGAAAAGTAAAATTCTTACCATGTCGCTTGCTGGCCAGCTGCTGTGTTACAGTTCTGGATTAGTGCAAAGGCATCTCTGCTAATTTTTTGAGCATCATACTGGGACAAGGCACAGCAGCGCGTTAGATTGGTATGTTTACCACCCTGCATATGGATCCCAACACTCAATTGTTTAGCTACCCGGTTGTTCtgtggaaaaataaatatattaaataaatgataGAAGTAGATCCATAAAAGTCCGTAACAACTTAAGATATGAAGCCACTgaattttttcaccactgaagagGTAGTCAACAGAAAAGGATTAGAACTTTATCCCAGTAGAAAAGCAGGCCTAAGACTTCAACAGTTTGTGACTGTAGCCCCTTCCCAACTCAGTCTTAgttctattttcctttcttccatctggGCCAAGAGGCAATAGAATGCATTGAATGAATGGATTAATTGAATTAAGAAATAGAGAATGAATTAGAAACAGGAAACCCTGAGCTAGTGCAAAGGGTTAGAAAAAATGGCCTcagcaggcttttaaaatgatcgtctttctttttttccccccaatctttTGCTTCCTCCTTGCCCATCCCACTGAATTTTTTTCACCATTTTCTCTCTTCAGAGCAGACATCCATTTATTTATCATCAGAAATTATACTCAAAATCATGGTAGTCAATTTTGCAGCAAAATACTTATGAGAAAGCCCTGAATTAAACAGTTCAAATCCCATCAAATAGCAAAAGCTGTACTCCCATATATGTTTCCGttctatatgcatatatattggTTAGATAACATTATGCCTACCTGGTCTCTATCTTTATTCAATCTCTCTTCCAGCTCCAAGGCCAACTGCAAGAGCCAATACTGCACCTTCAGACAACATTACAATACAGTTATAATCTTAGGACTACCGTTAGTATGCTGCTaatttaaatcaaataaaaagaaaatcttccTTTTCTGAACTATCAGATTCCCATCTCTTCAAAATTAGAATCAGAATCTATGTATAAATAGATTCATAACAGCAATACAAAATCAATATCACATAATCTATGCAGCTGGAAAAGTACCGAAATACAGAGCAGAATAACTTTCTGCTTATGGTCCAAGAAATCTATAATCCAAATTATTTCAATACATTATAAGAACAATAGGGTATTCCCACTAATTGAACTGTCAGAGGAGGTTTTCCAACAGTCTCTTTACTGATTGCTGAAGATCTAAGTGTAATGATTCCAAGGGTGCAAGTTTTATGCCCCTTCCTCAAACAGCAAATTATATTTACCCATGCACTACAGTAGTAGAAGAGCTATTTGCTATTCTAAGTTGACATTCTGTGTCTCTGCCTCTTTAGTACTAATCTGAATATGCAGCCACCCTAAAATGGGAGGATAATAGGTTATGCTCCAGTTAATGAGAAGGCAGTTGGTTGGCTTTGAATATTTCTATATAGTTTGCTCTAGAATTAAGGAGTATAATTAAAGGGGCAGTCATTTTGGATTTCTGAATTAATAAGCCTATACATTTGGCAAAATGGATTCCAATTGGCTCAACACTTGCAAGTCCAAACCACAGGCTATTCTCTTTGCAACTTTTTTACCTGCTTCTGAGTAGCCAATGCTGTTTTTCCAGGGAAATTCTTACTGCAACCAATGGACTTTGGCAATTGTCTAGCTTTCACAGGCTCAAAGTCAATTCCTCTGCACAGTTCATATAACCAGGATCTGTAAATCATACATAGAACCCCAAGTAAATAATACTTCTAAGTTTGCAACTAATCGTTGATTTATGTTGCTATTTGTTTAATTATCCAAAATATTTGGAAGTTGCATCAATTTAAAATAAAGGATTCCAAAATGGATAATTTAACGAACATTAAGTACCATTTATATACACTGAGCTCAGtaaagtaaaaacaagaccaaatTAGATATCATGTAAAAAGCATAAAAAGATGACTGCAAGAGATCAATACTTGCGGCTGAAGGGAAGCTGGGAATATAATTCAATATATTGCTTTATTAGCTGGAAAGCTATTAGAGAAAGATTTTATTTGGCACTCATTCATTGAATATCCCATTTGTCAATCCAAACAGCATTCCAAGGGATTAGAATAGCCTTGCACTGTATCAACTAGTCTTTTGATTTATTTGTTATCACatttggctgatttttttttaactgaaaaccCTTCATTTCAAAATAGAACCTATTTCATgtaattctgcatttctttctcattgtTTCCCAAAATGTCTATTTTTCCCTCGGAATAAGTGAATAAGTAAAGAAAACATCAGATCATACTGATTCAGATTCTCAGCAGAACTAGCCTACTTTCTACACATTCCATTCCAAGTTAAGTACTGAACAGTCTATACTACTGTATAAacacaaaaagaaaacacatagaatccaaaatttcaaaaaagtgacttgcccAGTTTTCTCTCCAAAATGTGTCTGAAGCTGTGATTCACTGAACTGGATCAGCTCTCCCATATATTGCACTCCGAGACATTCAGTAATAGAAGCACCTAGTTTCCCTCCAAGGTTGCGACTAcaggagaaaaagaaaccaaTTGGATGGAGAAAGAAAATATACTAGATCTGGATACCAATCACCAAAAGTATTCAGGTTATCACCCAAAGGGGGAAGGACTGCAGGATTTGCGCTATTTGACAAATGGCTAAAGCATGTTAACAGAAACAATAATGAATAAGTAGCTTCTGCCTATACAAGTAGGAATCAAGCACAAATATGCCCAAGTAGTAACATGCAGGAGAAAAGGATAACTTTGAAATTCATGGCTATATCCTCAGTTTTACGTACATGTTGCCGATTGGCATCTTGCTAAAGAGCTGAAGAACAGCCCCCTGGGATACCAGAGTCTGTCGATTTGGTTTGTTGAGGCCACAGGCCAGTTTTGCTAACACCTGAAATGAACCAAACGGCTAGTTTAGCAACAGTGGCTTTTCAATTTCCTACATTCAAATTTTAgaacaaaagaaatcaaaatataggACATAGTGCAAACACAACTACTCAAAAGTATATAATCACTATATTGTGGAATTTCAAGGATACAATGACACATTTAACTTACTTAACCGAAAAGAAATTATATCTGGTCCAAAAATATAAATTCTCATATGTTTtccctcattttta
It encodes the following:
- the POLH gene encoding DNA polymerase eta isoform X2 is translated as MWAADAKKLCPDLELARVPEARGKADLTRYREASIEVMEVMSRFAVIERASIDEAYLDLTQAIHEKLKKMKGQPISVEQLGTTYIQGFPNSLEEEENTDNKEEIRQRGVCQWLKSLPFGDPSNPELQLTVGAAIMEEMRAAVESVTGFQCSVGISHNKVLAKLACGLNKPNRQTLVSQGAVLQLFSKMPIGNIRNLGGKLGASITECLGVQYMGELIQFSESQLQTHFGEKTGSWLYELCRGIDFEPVKARQLPKSIGCSKNFPGKTALATQKQVQYWLLQLALELEERLNKDRDQNNRVAKQLSVGIHMQGGKHTNLTRCCALSQYDAQKISRDAFALIQNCNTAAGQQATWSPPVTLLQLCVSKFSESSTVSSVDITSFLTNHSQCTQHTTAIKESMNAKFLESPKKETSKRAVNAIEMLFQRAAKRKQAQAIAECFVPGVSDMIVPTATQTKGSHNSSQVSEGLTETSNPDVMQKQQQDATLTGEGYVSSSEMKILPDSFKEEKMQTAAGFLQEGAMSLADPSSMDDCLLCEKCNQKVAVWEYSEHLDYHFAVELQNSFSGSDSFRSVESLASPKKEKNKSREQRITSAKRPKQDGTRTLDFFFKPLPP
- the POLH gene encoding DNA polymerase eta isoform X1, with the protein product MVRGQERVVALADMDCFYIQVEQRLDPRLHGKPCVVVQYKTWKGGGIIAVSYEARAFGVKRNMWAADAKKLCPDLELARVPEARGKADLTRYREASIEVMEVMSRFAVIERASIDEAYLDLTQAIHEKLKKMKGQPISVEQLGTTYIQGFPNSLEEEENTDNKEEIRQRGVCQWLKSLPFGDPSNPELQLTVGAAIMEEMRAAVESVTGFQCSVGISHNKVLAKLACGLNKPNRQTLVSQGAVLQLFSKMPIGNIRNLGGKLGASITECLGVQYMGELIQFSESQLQTHFGEKTGSWLYELCRGIDFEPVKARQLPKSIGCSKNFPGKTALATQKQVQYWLLQLALELEERLNKDRDQNNRVAKQLSVGIHMQGGKHTNLTRCCALSQYDAQKISRDAFALIQNCNTAAGQQATWSPPVTLLQLCVSKFSESSTVSSVDITSFLTNHSQCTQHTTAIKESMNAKFLESPKKETSKRAVNAIEMLFQRAAKRKQAQAIAECFVPGVSDMIVPTATQTKGSHNSSQVSEGLTETSNPDVMQKQQQDATLTGEGYVSSSEMKILPDSFKEEKMQTAAGFLQEGAMSLADPSSMDDCLLCEKCNQKVAVWEYSEHLDYHFAVELQNSFSGSDSFRSVESLASPKKEKNKSREQRITSAKRPKQDGTRTLDFFFKPLPP